TCTGCATGACAAGTATACCTACTATACCCACAGTCTTTCATGACACTGAAGTTGAAAAAATAATACATGCCGAACTTGAATTCATAGATCAAATAATCAAAGAGGTCAAAACTCTTAATGATAATTTCACAGATATCAATGCTACTACAAATCTAAATTCAAGATTCATAGCATTCTGGTTATCAGAAATATTGAAAATTATCTACTCAACAAACCAAACTCTTGAAACACTAGCAGAAAATATTGATAGTGTGTTTTTCGCTTTACGTCATATTGGAACCCATGAATCATTTATAAAACTATTTAAAGCTTTCCTTAATGTTGATGTCGAACCTACTACTTTATCACCTGGTGTTATTAACATAAAGCTTAAAAGCGATATTAAAACTAATGTTATAGCATTTATTGTTGGTAGTAAGTCAAAAAAAGACACTACACCTCATAAAAAAATTATATTCAAAACTAAAGAAAATGAACGTATTCTTAAAAAAGCATGGATTATAACTTTACTTCCTAAAGGATATGAAAACTCTATTTACGCATTTATCAAAAAACTTATTCCTATTGACAGAATACTTAAAATACAAAACCATAAGAATGAATACGTCAAAGAATTTAAAGGATAATAAATAAGGAGATTTTATGTTTAGTCAAGACAGCCCAGAACAAGATACCGTCGTAAGACATGATGATACAATAGAAATCAGAAACCTCAACAGAAGAACCTCAACTGACCCATCTGATCTATTGGTTTTAGATAATGGCTTTTCTAGTTGCCACGCAATCACTTTTGATGACT
Above is a genomic segment from Borrelia hispanica CRI containing:
- a CDS encoding DUF735 family protein; amino-acid sequence: MTSIPTIPTVFHDTEVEKIIHAELEFIDQIIKEVKTLNDNFTDINATTNLNSRFIAFWLSEILKIIYSTNQTLETLAENIDSVFFALRHIGTHESFIKLFKAFLNVDVEPTTLSPGVINIKLKSDIKTNVIAFIVGSKSKKDTTPHKKIIFKTKENERILKKAWIITLLPKGYENSIYAFIKKLIPIDRILKIQNHKNEYVKEFKG